The Mucilaginibacter rubeus genomic interval CCATAGCACAGGTATGGCTGCTGCTATCAAAAGAGTTTATTTTACTGGTAATGTTAAGTTGCATCATTGCAACACCGGTAGCTTTTTACTTTTTGAAAGATTGGCTGCAGAAATACGATTACCGGATAACCATTGGGCCAGGTGTATTTGTGCTTTCGGCTGTTGCCGCTATAATTATCACGCTGGTTACCATAAGTTTCCAGGCCATAAAAGCGGCAGTTACTAATCCGGTTAAGAGTTTGCGTTCGGAATAATTTCATTTAGTCATTTGCTCCGCGTCATTAAGTCATTTGAACGCCGGAGTCAATGACCTAATGACTAAATAATTTAACTATGATCAAAAACTATATAAAAATTGCCTGGCGAAATTTGGTTCGTAATAAGGCTTACGCTATCATCAGTGTTATTGGTTTAGCTTTGGGCGTTGCCTGCGGCTTACTGATATTTACGCTGATCACCTATCACCTGAGTTTTGATACTTTTCATAAAGATAAAGATAGGATCTACCGTTTCTACACCGAATTTCATGACCAGGGTGTAGACCGCGTAGGCGCTATTCCGCAACCAATGGCCAAAGGTTACAGAAATGATTTTGCCTTTAGCGAAAAAACTGCCCGGTATATCAGCTTCAACAAAACGTTGATCACCCTGACACGCGGCAGCGAAGTGAAAAAATTTGGCGAAGACGATGGTGTTGCCTTTGTTGAACCCGAGTATTTCGACATTCTGAATTTTCCGTTATTAAAAGGGGATAGGAAAACTATTCTTATTAATCCAAATGAGGCTGTAGTTACCGAAAAGATGGCCCACAAGTGTTTCGGTAATGATAACCCGATTGGTAAAGTTTTTAAGCTTGATAACAATATCAACGTTACCATAACGGGCGTATTAAAGGATTTACCAAACAATACCGATCAAAAGCAACAGATCCTTATTTCATACTCAAGTATGGAAGCATATGCTGGTAAAGGTCGTGAAAATAACTGGGGTGGTGTTTACAGCGGCTGCCAGGGCTTTACCCGGTTAAAACCAGGAGTAACCAAGGCACAGGTTGAAACAGCCATGCTTCAGTTGGTTAAGAAAAATTATACCGGCCGCGATTTGCAGGTTTGGCGCTTTAAACTACAGCCCATTGCCGAAATGCATTTTGACCGTGAGCTTGGTGGCTATGCGGATAAAAGCTATTTGTGGGCGCTGTTTTTTATTGGGATATTCCTGATCATTACCGCGTCTGTAAACTTCGTAAACCTGGCTACAGCGCAGGCCCTTAACCGCTCAAAAGAGGTGGGGATCCGTAAAGTACTCGGCAGTCAGCCTTTTCAGTTGTTCTGGCAGTTTATTGCCGAAACTGCAATTATCAGCATTATAGCGGTTGGTGTAGCCATTGGTTTGGCTGAAATTGCCCTGCCTGCATTAAATAACCTGTTCCACGCGCGAATGGTATTTAACTGGCCGCAACTGAGTGCTTTCATCGTGCTGATTACCATTGTGGTGGTGTTTCTCTCGGGCTCGTACCCTGGTTTGGTACTGGCAAGGTTTCAGCCCATCAAGGCGCTTAAAAGCAAGCTGTCGCAAAAAGATGTTGGCGGGTTTTCATTGCGCAGGGTATTGGTGGTTACCCAATTTACCATCTCGCAGGTGCTGATTATTGGTACTATCATCGTGGTATCACAGTTGCATTACTCCCAAACTGCCGATTTGGGTTTTAATAAAAATGCCATAGTGCTGGTGCCACTTCCTCAAAATGATAAGGTGAAAATGAGCACGATGCGCAATCGGATAACCGAAATTAAAGGAGTCGAAAATTTGTCTTATTGTGCTAACGCCCCGGCATCCCGTTCAAACAGTAATACCGGTATTCAGTATGATAACCGTGCAGAAGATGAGCATTGGAGCGTAAACACGAAACAGGCCGATGAAAATTACATTTCGACCTTTGGTATTAAACTAATTGCCGGCAGAAATTTCTTTAAAGGAGATTCGGTAAAAGAACTCCTGGTGAACGAAACCTTTGTGAACAAACTACACCTTAAACCGCAGGACGTAATTGGAAAACAAATGGCCATTAACGGCCGCGATTATAAGGGCACCATTGTTGGCGTGATGAAAGATTTTTACAATTACTCTTTCCATTCAGAGATTTCGCCTTTATGTGTGATGCCTAATTACCAGGACTTGGGTACCGTAGCTATAAAAATTGATATGCGTAATGCTAAAGAGACCTTGGCACAGGTTGACAAGATCTGGAACCAGACCTTCCCGGAAGAATTATATTCATATCAGTTCCTGGACGATACCATTGCCCACTTTTACGAAATGGATAGAATCCTTTTAACACTTGTTGAAGCGTTTGCCGGCATAGCGATCATTATAGGTTGTCTTGGCCTGTATGGGTTGGTATCATTTATGGCGGTGCGTAAAACCAAAGAGATTGGCGTACGTAAAGTATTGGGCGCTAATATCAGCAGCATTCTATGGTTGTTCGGTAAGGAGTTCAGCATATTGCTGCTTATTGCATTTGTAATAGCCGCTCCGCTGGCATGGTGGGCAATGCATAATTATCTGAAAGATTTTCAATACCGGATCAGTATCGGTCCGCAAATATTTGTGATATCGATACTGTCAAGCTTTATTATAGCCTGGATCACGGTAGGTTACCGGGCAGCCAGGGCGGCACTGGCAAATCCGGTTAAAAGTTTGCGTTCTGAATAAATTGTCATTGAGTCATTTTGTTTCGTGTCATTAAGTCATTTTTTGGAACGCGGAAGTCAATGACTCAATTATTTAATGACCTAATGATTGATGAGAAATGTTTAGAAATTATCTGAAAATAGCCTGGCGAAATGTCTTAAATAACAAGGCTTATACTGCTATTAATGTTTTGGGACTGGCAGCCGGGATGGCTGTTGCCTTAATGATAGCGCTTTGGGTCGCAAATGAGTATTCCTACGATAGGTTTTTGCCTAATGCGGATAGAGTGTACCAGGTACGCCGCAACTTTAACAGCAATGGAGAAACACTAACATTTAGCTCAACCTCGTTGAAATTGTCTGACGTGTTGCACACCATTCCCGAAGTTGAATATGTGGCAACCACAGATTGGACTGGCACTCATGGCTTGATGGTTGGTGATAAAAAACTATCGATTAGCGGTATACAGGCAGGTAGCGATTTTCTGAAGATCTTTTCATATACCATGCTGCAAGGTAATCGTTCATCCGCTTTGACCGATGCCTATTCCATCGTGCTAACAAAAGCTACCGCGATAGCTTTGTTCGGTACCGAAAATGTGATCGATAAAGTTGTGCTCATAGATAACGCGTATAATCTGAAAGTTACCGGGGTAATGCAGGATATACCCTCAAATTCGTCGATGCAATTCAGGTTCGTGATCCCTTTCAGTCTTTTGGAACAAACACAGTCGTACATGAAAGGCGCTCATGCAAGCTTCGGTAATAATGGCTACCAGCTTTTTGCTAAACTAAAACCGGGTGTAAGTTATACGAAGCTTGCTGCCAAGATCAAAAATATCGAAAAGGGAGAAGATAATATCAATGCCAGAAATTCTGAAGTGATCATGCAGCCAATGCTTGATTGGCATCTGTATTCCGACTATAAGAACCGCGTAGCCAGTGCAGGCTTTATCGATTATGTGCATATTTTTGGTGTTATCGGCGTATTGGTATTACTGATAGCATGTGTTAATTTCATTAACCTTACAACCGCCCGCTCCGAAAAGCGTGCACGAGAAGTTGGGATCCGCAAGGCCATTGGTTCTCAGCGTCAGCACCTGATCTTCCAGTTTCTGACAGAGTCAGTGTTGATCACTGTTATATCTTTTATCTGTTGCATAATTTTTGTGCAGGCAGCTCTTGGGCCGTTTAACGCGCTTACCGGTACTACTATTGCCATTCCGTTTAATAACATTGCTTTTTGGTTTATAACCATAGGTTGTGTATTAGTTACTGCTTTAATAGCGGGAAGCCGACCAGCATTTTACCTTTCATCATTTAATCCGGTAAAAGTTTTAAAGGGTACCATACAGGTTGGGCGCTCTGCATCTTACTCACGCAAAATTTTGGTGGTAATGCAGTTTAGCTGTTCTATAGCCTTGATTATAAGTACAGTTGTAATTTACAGGCAGATCCAGTACGCCAAGAACCGCCCTAATGGGTACGATATCAACCGGTTAATGGCTACTAATGCGAATGAAGACCTCGGTAAACATTTTGACGCGTTTAAAAACGAATTAATTCAAAGCGGCTTAGTGCAAAGCGTTTCGTCGGCGTCAAGCGCGGTTACCGATATCGACATGCATAACGATATTGACCAATGGCCGGGAAAATTTGCAGGGGAAACAGTTGAAATGGGGGTAATAGCTGTAGCTAATGATTATTTTAAGACAGTAGGCATGAAAATGCTTGCCGGCAGGGATTTTAATAATGTTGCTTCAGATTCGCTGAATATTGTTTTTAACGAAGCGGCCATTAAACGTTTACGATTGAAAGGCAATCCGATAAGCCAGACAATTACCTATGGCGGACAGAAATGTAAGATAATTGGCGTAGTAAAAAATGCGCTGATGTTATCGCCATTTGCTCAGGCAGATCCAACCATGTTTGTTTATAATAACAATCCGCATCAAAATATGATTTACCGCCTTTCGGCAAAAGCAAACCCACATGACGCCATTGATAAAAT includes:
- a CDS encoding ABC transporter permease, giving the protein MIKNYIKIAWRNLVRNKAYAIISVIGLALGVACGLLIFTLITYHLSFDTFHKDKDRIYRFYTEFHDQGVDRVGAIPQPMAKGYRNDFAFSEKTARYISFNKTLITLTRGSEVKKFGEDDGVAFVEPEYFDILNFPLLKGDRKTILINPNEAVVTEKMAHKCFGNDNPIGKVFKLDNNINVTITGVLKDLPNNTDQKQQILISYSSMEAYAGKGRENNWGGVYSGCQGFTRLKPGVTKAQVETAMLQLVKKNYTGRDLQVWRFKLQPIAEMHFDRELGGYADKSYLWALFFIGIFLIITASVNFVNLATAQALNRSKEVGIRKVLGSQPFQLFWQFIAETAIISIIAVGVAIGLAEIALPALNNLFHARMVFNWPQLSAFIVLITIVVVFLSGSYPGLVLARFQPIKALKSKLSQKDVGGFSLRRVLVVTQFTISQVLIIGTIIVVSQLHYSQTADLGFNKNAIVLVPLPQNDKVKMSTMRNRITEIKGVENLSYCANAPASRSNSNTGIQYDNRAEDEHWSVNTKQADENYISTFGIKLIAGRNFFKGDSVKELLVNETFVNKLHLKPQDVIGKQMAINGRDYKGTIVGVMKDFYNYSFHSEISPLCVMPNYQDLGTVAIKIDMRNAKETLAQVDKIWNQTFPEELYSYQFLDDTIAHFYEMDRILLTLVEAFAGIAIIIGCLGLYGLVSFMAVRKTKEIGVRKVLGANISSILWLFGKEFSILLLIAFVIAAPLAWWAMHNYLKDFQYRISIGPQIFVISILSSFIIAWITVGYRAARAALANPVKSLRSE
- a CDS encoding ABC transporter permease; translation: MFRNYLKIAWRNVLNNKAYTAINVLGLAAGMAVALMIALWVANEYSYDRFLPNADRVYQVRRNFNSNGETLTFSSTSLKLSDVLHTIPEVEYVATTDWTGTHGLMVGDKKLSISGIQAGSDFLKIFSYTMLQGNRSSALTDAYSIVLTKATAIALFGTENVIDKVVLIDNAYNLKVTGVMQDIPSNSSMQFRFVIPFSLLEQTQSYMKGAHASFGNNGYQLFAKLKPGVSYTKLAAKIKNIEKGEDNINARNSEVIMQPMLDWHLYSDYKNRVASAGFIDYVHIFGVIGVLVLLIACVNFINLTTARSEKRAREVGIRKAIGSQRQHLIFQFLTESVLITVISFICCIIFVQAALGPFNALTGTTIAIPFNNIAFWFITIGCVLVTALIAGSRPAFYLSSFNPVKVLKGTIQVGRSASYSRKILVVMQFSCSIALIISTVVIYRQIQYAKNRPNGYDINRLMATNANEDLGKHFDAFKNELIQSGLVQSVSSASSAVTDIDMHNDIDQWPGKFAGETVEMGVIAVANDYFKTVGMKMLAGRDFNNVASDSLNIVFNEAAIKRLRLKGNPISQTITYGGQKCKIIGVVKNALMLSPFAQADPTMFVYNNNPHQNMIYRLSAKANPHDAIDKIGQVFSKYSPAYPYTYRFVDEDYNRKFGQEVLVGKLSGIFAGLAIFISCLGLFGLAAYIAEQRTKEIGVRKVLGATVTQLWFLLSKDFVLLVLVSCVIASPLAFYFLQGWLQKYDYRITVGPGVFIISAIAAIVITLVTISFQAIKAAIANPVKSLRSE